Below is a window of Chelmon rostratus isolate fCheRos1 chromosome 23, fCheRos1.pri, whole genome shotgun sequence DNA.
GACGTCTGAGCCGGAATGACTCTATTATTTTTGTGTTCGCTCATCTCTGAGGTAGGCAGGTATATCACAAGGGGTCTTGCCTAAGGACCCTTACTGGATGATGTTTCCCCGACCTCATCTTATGCACCgttgtgcaatttgtgtaaaatctgtgaaattccATAGTATTTTTGgtggtatatttttatggcaattcTTCTTATAGTTCTTGGCGACtatatacaaatatttttttttacatattcacatattaatatatttacatatttttacatatatCCTTGATATAGtaatttgtataaatgtacacatatatatagtcagttttttttttgtattttgtatttctctatttctgttgctattttttccaactgaCATTACCTGctaaatttccccagctggggattaatgaagtctatcttatcttatcttattttatcttgtcttatcttatcttaaaagtTATGAAAGCTTAGATTTTACTGTCAGTCCAATGATGAGTAGTCCAAAGCCTATTTGAAGCAGTTTGAAGCCAGGTGCAAGTAAAGGTCTTCATTTTACCTGCAAACATGTCTTAAACATGTCCGTGTCAATGTTTGTTGCGTTTTGCAGCCGTTGCTTACACTGTGAAACCAACTCACTGGAGAAAATAGCATGCAGTGTTctgtctcgtcgtgtctgttgatgtgtttggttcactggcgtcatgttttgccgtgcacttcctgttttattgtgaaacctaactttcctcttgtttcagaccaTTGACctcctggtgtccttcccgtctgtctgattgtctgcctgccctgattgtttccacctgttcattgttagCTCGTGTATATATactctgcgtctccctttgtcctgtgccagattgtcttgtgacTCTTGTGAACCCTGTGTTCCCTCTCTCATGACCTTGCTAGTTTTTGCCTTGCCTGAATTATTCTTGATTACCTTAGTTTTTTCGTATTGATTGATATCCTtagcatcttttgtttgtttttttgtatgtagTGCCTTTTGTTCCCTTTGCAACTTTCTTTCCAGCCTTTGAGATTTTTCCATCCTTGGTGTTTCTGAGTCCTGCTTTTGAGTCCAATGCCCTCGTGCCTGAGTGCTTGTCATACAGCTGAAGGccaaacttcctgtttttgacACCTCACTCATGATACAGATACTTTGCTGAGACAGACAGTGCTGTTTGCTACCACAGTGTAACTATGGGTAGTCGGAGTATAGTTGCATTCATTATAACAAACTTGCAAGTGTGaatcattttgaaaaacattttatttttcaacgAGACATTTAGCATATTTTTACGCACATGCATGATCTGATAATACAGTTAAAGTACTCAGTTTCCACCTTTAGGTATTATATTTTcaaaagacatttaaatgtttcttaTTTTGTCTACCTGACAGAAGTGCACCATTGTTCACTGCTTGATTTCACAATTTATTCTGATAAAGCCTCGAGTTAACAGGCCTTGTGATTTTCCCCTCAGTTGTCAAGGTGGTGAGTGTGAGGCAGCAGGTGAAGGACCAAATGCAAACAATGCAGTGGTGAACATGCCAAAGCTTACATGTTCACAACCTAACAATCCAACACTGAATGGGTAAAAAAAACTGGTGTAAGTGCTGCAGGGCTGATGAGAACGGGTGTGTATGCAGGAGGGGATGAATGGACAGACAAAAATTCTAACAGCACATGAACATGATGAAGCATCACTtctgctctgagctgcagctccagacGCTTCCTGAGTCTATCGGCTGGCAGCATAAACAACAAGAGTCCCCACTTCTCTCTCTGATTCAGGCCTCCTGTTTCTGATTGTTGTTGAATACAAACTCAGTGCTCCGCCCTTCAGCTCATCAGAGTCCAGATTCTGCAAATAAGAGGCAGACACCTCTCACATGACTTTGTCAGCATCAATCACACAAGTTCAGGAGTTATTTAACTATTGAAGGACTATTGATTGAACTCCTGGAATGACTCAAAAGTCCCAATCAATATGATCAATGAATAGTCAACAAAATCAAGTTGGATTCACCTCTCTCCATTGTGGATTCTGCTCTTCATTATCtgctgaaagacagaaataaaatgccCTTTTAGTGAGCTGTGAAATGTTGCTTTTCATAAATTTCTTGTTCAAATACAGTAAAACCAAGTCCAGTTACCTTTCTGAAGCTTTTTTATTTGAACAGCCAGACAAATGATGACCATGATGAGGAAAACAGTCAGACCGCCAAGCATCACACTCATCAGCTTTGTTATTCCTTCAAACACGTCTTCAAGAGGGATCATTAGATTACACTTGAAATGTTAGTTTGACAAGCACCAAACATGCCACATCAATCAAGAGACGGACCAAACTTTACAACAATCTTACCTTCAACCTGTAAATATGTTGCATGGACAATAACCAGACCTCTGGTTAAACGATATCCACAGAAATACAGTCCAGAGTCGGATAAATCCACTTGTTTGATTTTGAGAAAAAGAGTGGAGCTGTTGGATGTCATTtcaaattttccattttcaaatcCACTGCAGAATTTAGCACCCTCAAGATGCTCGAACATGGAGCAGATGCACTGAGGCTGGGTTCTACTGACCACTCTGAACCAGATTATCAGACTGGGAGAACTGGTATAGTTGGAGCACAGCAGTGTGACTTCTTCACCAGGCTGAACCTCCACAGTCTGAGACTGAGAAAGTGTGACAGAGATCCAGcctgaaacagacagcagagataTTCATCACTTTTCTGACAGAGGAACAGGAATGTAATCAGCGTCTTTCATGACTTTATTAATCGTGGCAGTACATTTGTTTAAATTATTACAGGAtgattattactgatgcattaacatgtagGAAGCATTTTCATATAGCAGCTGGTGGAGACGAAGTCATTTTAACTCATTAACATTTGTCTAGTGACACTGTTCAAGTACTTTGGAGTCCTGCTTGGTCACCATT
It encodes the following:
- the LOC121626920 gene encoding uncharacterized protein LOC121626920, translating into MKPSTLRQAARFEDMKYDSWISVTLSQSQTVEVQPGEEVTLLCSNYTSSPSLIIWFRVVSRTQPQCICSMFEHLEGAKFCSGFENGKFEMTSNSSTLFLKIKQVDLSDSGLYFCGYRLTRGLVIVHATYLQVEDVFEGITKLMSVMLGGLTVFLIMVIICLAVQIKKLQKESTMERDLDSDELKGGALSLYSTTIRNRRPESEREVGTLVVYAASR